The genome window CCCCCGCTCCCGCCATCGGGGCCCGGCTCTGCATTGACGACGGGCTTGGCCCCGCCGCACGCGGCTAACAAGAGCGCGGCGATGAAGGCGAGGAGGATGTGTTGGTGCTGCTTCATGCGGAGGTGCTCAGCCCACGGTGCTATCGTCGCTCAGGCTGAGGTCCATGGCCTTGCCGGTCACTTGGGCGCGCTGCCCGATCATGCTGTTGTCGATCACGGCGTCCAGTACACGCGAATCTCCGCGCAGGATCGAATTGCGCACCACGCTGTTCTCAACAAGCGCGCCGGGCTCCAGGGAAACGTTCGGCCCGATGATGCTGTTCACCAGCGTCACGTTCTCGCCGATGAAGCAGGGCGAGATCACCAGGCTGCCGTTGAGCATCGCCTTGGGGCTCACCAGCCCGGGCGAATCCTTCAGGAAGCCGAGCACCTTGGTATTGGTGTCCACCATGGCGTTCTTGTTGCCGCAGTCCATCCACACATCCACGCTGCCGGCCTTGAAGCGCGCGCCTTTGCGCTTCATGTTCTCCATGGCGTTGGTGAGCTGGTACTCGCCCTTGTCCTTCACGTCGTTGTCGATGAGCCACTGCATCTCGTTGCGCAGGCGCTCGCCATCGGCGAAGTAGTAGATGCCGATGATGGCCAGGTCGCTCACGAAGGCCTGCGGCTTCTCCACGAACTCGGTGATGATGCCCTCGCTATCGAGCTTCACCACGCCGAAGGGCCTGGGGTCCTCGACCTTGTTCACCCAGATCACGCCGTCGCAGTCCTTGTCGAGCTTGAGCTGCGCACGGAAGAGCGTATCGGCGAAGGCCACGATCACGCGGCCGCTGAGCGCTTTCTCCGCGCAGAGGATGGCGTGCGCCGTTCCGAGCGCCACCTCCTGGTAATGGATGCTGCCTTTGGCGCCGATGGCCGTGGCGATGGCCATGAGCTCTTCCTCGACCTTCACGCCGAAGGAGGGATGCACCACGTAGGCGACTTCTTC of Flavobacteriales bacterium contains these proteins:
- a CDS encoding NTP transferase domain-containing protein, which translates into the protein MKIIVPMAGMGKRMRPHTHTTAKPLLPIAGKPIVQRLVEDLAAVAGEPVEEVAYVVHPSFGVKVEEELMAIATAIGAKGSIHYQEVALGTAHAILCAEKALSGRVIVAFADTLFRAQLKLDKDCDGVIWVNKVEDPRPFGVVKLDSEGIITEFVEKPQAFVSDLAIIGIYYFADGERLRNEMQWLIDNDVKDKGEYQLTNAMENMKRKGARFKAGSVDVWMDCGNKNAMVDTNTKVLGFLKDSPGLVSPKAMLNGSLVISPCFIGENVTLVNSIIGPNVSLEPGALVENSVVRNSILRGDSRVLDAVIDNSMIGQRAQVTGKAMDLSLSDDSTVG